From a single Myotis daubentonii chromosome 5, mMyoDau2.1, whole genome shotgun sequence genomic region:
- the LOC132236146 gene encoding LOW QUALITY PROTEIN: DNA-directed RNA polymerases I and III subunit RPAC2-like (The sequence of the model RefSeq protein was modified relative to this genomic sequence to represent the inferred CDS: inserted 1 base in 1 codon; deleted 2 bases in 1 codon) codes for MAEVEAIYVPNSICSYLLIYRKPTSKVSPTNAPPEQPGSRPARDEGHELERKMSGLKTSMAEGERKAALGAVQAAGTGRHCVTLVLHXEDQTLGNALCYMIMKNPEVEFCGYTTTHPSESKINLRIQTRGALPAVEPFQRGLNELRNVCQHVLDKFEDSIKEYKDQKASRNESTF; via the exons ATGGCAGAGGTGGAGGCTATCTATGTGCCCAATAGCATTTGCTCCTACTTGCTGATCTACCGGAAGCCAACGTCAAAGGTCTCACCAACCAACG CTCCGCCTGAACAGCCCGGAAGCCGGCCAGCGAGGGACGAGGGCCACGAGCTGGAGAGAAAAATGTCTGGATTGAAGACCTCAATGGCTGAAGGCGAGAGGAAGGCAGCTCTGGGAGCGGTCCAGGCAGCTGGAACAGGTAGACAC TGTGTGACACTTGTTTTGC CGGAGGACCAGACCCTAGGAAATGCTCTTTGCTACATGATCATgaagaacccagaagtggaattttgTGGTTACACTACAACCCATCCTTCAGAGAGTAAAATTAATTTACGAATTCAGACTCGTGGTGCTCTTCCAGCTGTCGAGCCATTTCAGAGAGGCCTGAATGAGCTCAGGAATGTCTGCCAACATGTGCTTGACAAGTTTGAGGACAGCATAAAGGAATATAAGGACCAAAAAGCAAGCAGAAATGAATCCACATTCTAG